In Venenivibrio stagnispumantis, the following are encoded in one genomic region:
- a CDS encoding nucleotidyltransferase family protein translates to MSKKNEILNILQKNKEELKKFGVKRIGIFGSAVRNELKKDSDIDFIVEFEENRGDMKDFIGVIEFLENLFNRNVEVLL, encoded by the coding sequence ATGAGTAAAAAAAATGAAATTTTAAATATTTTACAGAAAAATAAAGAGGAATTAAAAAAGTTTGGTGTTAAAAGAATTGGTATATTTGGCTCGGCAGTAAGAAATGAGTTAAAAAAAGATAGTGATATTGATTTTATTGTTGAGTTTGAAGAAAATAGAGGAGATATGAAAGATTTTATTGGTGTTATTGAATTTCTTGAAAATTTATTTAATAGAAATGTTGAGGTACTCTTATAG
- a CDS encoding metallophosphoesterase: MTLSPVFYRFYDKAGFDNFYLSFFILWYMGFVILFGIYYFFIDFYHFLLKIIHKIVGHNPLPHISIKKGFIFVFALSILSTAYGYYETLNLQVYRFIIYSDKVEKDFKILHISDLHLNQVMREDKIKKIIEIYEKEKPDIVISTGDLVDGNVKNKISYINLLRKINPPLGKYAILGNHEYYADVEQAIDFTQKSGFLLLRDSFIYLPYNVAIVGVDDIEAERFGILRKYNDLEILNKVDKDKFIIFLKHQPKIDKNIIGKFDLALCGHTHGGVIFPVKYILRKIFITDAGFLKGGNSYIFVSRGVGTGAAPLRIGALPDVAIFEIKKK; this comes from the coding sequence ATGACCTTATCGCCGGTTTTTTATAGATTTTATGATAAAGCCGGATTTGATAATTTTTATTTATCTTTTTTTATTTTATGGTATATGGGTTTTGTTATTTTGTTTGGAATATATTACTTTTTTATAGATTTTTATCATTTTTTGTTAAAAATAATCCATAAAATTGTAGGACATAATCCTTTACCCCATATATCTATTAAAAAAGGATTTATTTTTGTTTTTGCTTTATCTATCTTATCAACAGCTTATGGATATTATGAAACTTTAAATCTTCAAGTTTATAGATTTATTATCTATTCAGATAAAGTTGAAAAAGATTTTAAAATACTCCATATTTCTGACTTACATCTAAATCAAGTTATGAGAGAAGATAAAATAAAAAAGATTATAGAGATTTATGAAAAGGAAAAGCCGGATATTGTTATATCTACCGGTGATTTAGTTGATGGAAATGTTAAAAATAAAATTTCTTATATAAATCTTCTCAGAAAGATAAATCCTCCTCTTGGGAAATATGCAATTCTTGGAAATCATGAATATTATGCAGATGTAGAGCAAGCTATTGATTTTACACAAAAATCAGGTTTCTTATTGCTAAGAGATAGTTTTATTTATCTTCCTTACAATGTAGCCATAGTTGGTGTTGATGATATTGAAGCTGAAAGGTTTGGCATTTTAAGAAAATATAATGATTTAGAGATTTTAAATAAAGTGGATAAAGATAAATTTATAATTTTTTTAAAGCATCAGCCTAAAATTGATAAAAATATTATAGGTAAATTTGACCTTGCTTTGTGTGGTCATACCCATGGTGGAGTTATTTTCCCTGTTAAATATATACTACGAAAAATCTTTATAACAGATGCAGGCTTTTTAAAAGGTGGTAATAGTTATATTTTTGTAAGTAGAGGAGTTGGAACCGGTGCAGCTCCACTTAGAATAGGAGCATTGCCGGATGTAGCAATTTTTGAGATTAAGAAAAAATAA
- the miaB gene encoding tRNA (N6-isopentenyl adenosine(37)-C2)-methylthiotransferase MiaB, translating to MKFYIRTFGCQMNVNDSEKMAGILKTLGYELAQDWTEADVILVNTCSVREKPDQKVLSALGEFKKIKKQNPNAIIGVCGCLAQRAGYEILQKAPFIDMVFGTTNIHHLPKLLQEAKEGNKAVEILEEIDSSEFELDQYPTVRENKYTAFVTVIRGCDKKCTYCIVPTTRGKERSRRIGDILREIQFLVEDGVKEIHLIGQNVTAYGKDLGDVKFYELLYAVADIKGVERIRFTTGHPRDLDEETIKAMADIPQVCEALHLPIQAGSDKILQAMDRGYTQKEYLHKIELLKKYIPDIALSTDIIVGFPGETYEDYLETIKVLKEVEYDQVFAFKYSPRPGTPAADMPMAETPETLSKWLNDLINMQKDITFKKNLAYENKVVEVLVEEQKEDGQYVGRTRTNKLVHFYGRDNLLGEIVDVKIEKVNRFSLEGVLN from the coding sequence TTGAAATTTTATATAAGAACATTTGGATGTCAGATGAATGTTAATGATTCCGAAAAAATGGCAGGAATATTAAAAACCCTTGGTTATGAGCTGGCACAGGACTGGACAGAAGCAGATGTAATATTAGTAAATACATGCTCTGTAAGAGAAAAACCAGACCAAAAAGTATTATCAGCCCTTGGAGAATTTAAAAAAATAAAAAAACAAAACCCAAATGCAATAATTGGGGTTTGTGGATGTTTGGCACAAAGAGCCGGTTATGAAATTTTACAAAAAGCACCATTTATAGATATGGTATTTGGAACAACAAATATTCATCACTTACCAAAATTACTACAAGAAGCTAAAGAAGGAAATAAAGCAGTAGAAATACTTGAAGAGATAGATAGCTCAGAATTTGAATTAGACCAATATCCTACCGTTAGGGAAAATAAATATACTGCATTTGTAACTGTAATAAGAGGATGTGATAAAAAATGCACATATTGTATAGTTCCAACAACAAGAGGAAAAGAAAGAAGTAGAAGAATAGGAGATATTCTTAGAGAAATTCAATTCCTTGTAGAAGATGGAGTAAAAGAGATACATCTTATTGGTCAAAATGTTACCGCTTATGGAAAAGATTTAGGAGATGTTAAATTTTATGAGCTTTTATATGCAGTAGCGGATATAAAAGGAGTAGAAAGAATAAGATTTACAACGGGGCATCCAAGGGATTTAGATGAAGAAACAATAAAAGCAATGGCAGATATACCCCAAGTTTGTGAAGCCCTACATCTACCAATTCAAGCCGGTTCAGACAAAATACTTCAAGCAATGGACAGAGGTTATACACAAAAAGAGTATCTTCATAAAATAGAACTATTAAAAAAATATATACCGGATATAGCTTTATCTACAGATATTATAGTAGGTTTTCCGGGGGAAACTTATGAAGATTATCTTGAAACAATAAAAGTATTAAAAGAAGTAGAATATGACCAAGTATTTGCTTTTAAATACTCACCAAGACCTGGAACACCGGCAGCAGATATGCCTATGGCAGAAACTCCTGAAACATTATCAAAATGGTTAAATGATTTAATCAATATGCAAAAAGATATAACATTTAAGAAAAATCTGGCTTATGAAAATAAAGTTGTAGAAGTTCTTGTAGAAGAACAAAAAGAAGATGGACAGTATGTAGGAAGAACAAGAACAAATAAACTTGTCCATTTTTACGGAAGGGATAATTTATTAGGTGAGATAGTTGATGTAAAAATTGAAAAAGTTAATAGATTCAGTTTAGAAGGTGTATTAAACTAA
- a CDS encoding bifunctional nuclease family protein: MVEMEVQGITLDPTTNMPIVILKSKEGAKILPIWIGIFEANSIATVLENVQTPRPMTYDLMVNLIDSLSAKVDSIKIHTLQDNTYYASVVIIDRNGTKIEIDSRPSDAINVALRTESPIYVSQQLLEIDNEEKIDEEDIKEWLESLKPEDFEKNIEF, encoded by the coding sequence ATGGTTGAAATGGAAGTCCAAGGCATTACACTTGACCCTACAACAAATATGCCAATAGTAATACTAAAATCCAAAGAAGGTGCAAAAATATTACCAATCTGGATAGGAATTTTTGAAGCAAACTCAATAGCAACAGTTTTAGAAAATGTTCAAACACCAAGACCAATGACCTATGATTTAATGGTAAATCTTATTGATTCATTATCTGCAAAAGTAGATAGTATCAAAATTCACACTTTACAAGATAACACTTATTATGCTTCTGTAGTGATAATTGATAGAAATGGAACCAAAATTGAGATTGATTCAAGACCAAGTGATGCTATAAATGTAGCCCTCAGAACAGAATCACCTATTTATGTTTCGCAGCAACTTTTAGAAATAGATAATGAAGAGAAAATAGATGAAGAAGATATTAAGGAATGGCTTGAATCACTTAAACCGGAAGATTTTGAAAAAAATATAGAATTTTAA
- the plsX gene encoding phosphate acyltransferase PlsX yields the protein MYIALDAMGGDYAPLCNVKGAIEFAKETKHGVYLVGDENILKKELIKYGGEGLPIEIVHADEVIEMDEPPSIALRKKRNSSMHVAGKLVRTGKAVGFVSAGNTGAAMSIGKFIIGATEGIERPAIAVAFPNKKGSKTVLIDVGANVDCRPRHLIDFAVLGYTYAKEILNISDNPKIGILSIGEEEGKGNELVKDTYPLLKMTKLNFLGNAEGRDIFTGDFDVIVCDGFVGNVVLKTSESLGMIILEMIKAEVEKSFISKFGAMLMMPALKRFKRKADFTEYGGAPLLGTKGTTIITHGRADEKAIKNALKAAMNFVDHHFNEKLKENIQNLIPEELRRYREEIPNNV from the coding sequence ATGTATATTGCTCTTGATGCAATGGGAGGAGATTATGCTCCTCTCTGTAATGTAAAAGGTGCAATAGAATTTGCAAAAGAAACAAAGCACGGCGTTTATTTAGTAGGCGATGAAAATATATTAAAAAAAGAATTAATTAAGTATGGCGGGGAAGGATTACCAATAGAGATAGTCCATGCAGATGAAGTTATAGAAATGGATGAACCTCCTTCTATAGCTCTCAGAAAAAAAAGAAATTCTTCTATGCATGTAGCAGGAAAATTAGTAAGAACAGGAAAAGCTGTTGGATTTGTATCTGCAGGTAATACCGGTGCTGCAATGAGCATCGGTAAATTTATAATTGGAGCAACGGAAGGAATAGAAAGACCGGCAATAGCAGTAGCATTTCCAAACAAAAAAGGAAGTAAAACAGTTTTAATAGATGTAGGTGCAAATGTAGATTGCAGACCAAGACATCTTATAGATTTTGCAGTTCTTGGATATACTTATGCAAAAGAGATTTTAAATATATCTGACAATCCAAAGATAGGAATACTTAGTATAGGTGAAGAAGAAGGCAAAGGAAATGAACTTGTAAAAGATACATATCCATTGCTTAAAATGACAAAACTAAATTTTTTAGGAAATGCAGAAGGTAGGGATATATTTACCGGAGATTTTGATGTAATTGTTTGTGATGGTTTTGTCGGTAATGTTGTATTAAAAACAAGTGAAAGCTTAGGGATGATAATCCTTGAGATGATAAAAGCAGAAGTTGAAAAAAGTTTTATATCAAAATTCGGTGCAATGCTTATGATGCCTGCATTAAAAAGATTTAAAAGAAAAGCAGATTTTACAGAATACGGAGGAGCTCCTCTTCTTGGAACAAAAGGAACTACAATAATAACCCATGGAAGAGCAGATGAAAAAGCTATAAAGAATGCATTAAAAGCTGCAATGAATTTTGTAGACCATCATTTTAATGAAAAATTAAAAGAAAATATACAAAATCTAATTCCGGAAGAGCTCAGAAGATACAGAGAGGAGATACCAAATAATGTTTAA
- the dcd gene encoding dCTP deaminase produces MILNDKTIRNLLHKRELIIEPIDEELQIQPSSVDLRLGYDFLVYPDTIDLIDVKEPYFHQHMQTIEATDEGFIIKPKQFILATTIEYIKLPDYLTAFVEGRSSLGRLGLFIENAGWVDAGFEGNITLEFYNANSRPIKIYPQMRICQLVFAQMTEKAERPYRGKYQGQRGTTASKIFLDKK; encoded by the coding sequence ATGATTTTGAATGATAAAACAATAAGAAATCTTTTACATAAGAGAGAGTTAATAATTGAGCCAATTGATGAAGAGCTTCAGATTCAACCATCTTCTGTTGATTTAAGACTTGGTTATGATTTTCTTGTTTATCCGGATACAATTGATTTAATTGATGTGAAAGAGCCTTATTTCCATCAGCATATGCAAACTATTGAAGCAACAGATGAAGGTTTTATTATAAAACCAAAGCAGTTTATATTAGCTACAACAATAGAATATATTAAACTTCCTGATTATCTAACTGCTTTTGTAGAAGGTAGGTCTTCTCTTGGAAGGCTTGGATTGTTTATTGAAAATGCCGGATGGGTAGATGCTGGATTTGAAGGAAATATAACCCTTGAATTTTACAATGCTAATTCCAGACCTATAAAAATATATCCTCAAATGAGAATCTGTCAGCTTGTATTTGCACAAATGACAGAAAAAGCAGAGAGACCTTACAGAGGAAAATATCAAGGTCAAAGAGGAACTACTGCTTCAAAAATATTCTTAGATAAAAAATAA
- a CDS encoding polysaccharide deacetylase family protein → MPNIFVIFYHKIIPKWGHSKAVSTFDIEMKIIKKYFDCITLDDVYEYLTTNKQPKRNSIVISFDDGFVDNFVYAYPILKKYNLKATIFPITSRIIKEDFVRPSLEDYWNNKISKNQLYQPLGMGEAHKEFLEKGKSYDFLTVAELNKMKDVFNIEGHAKIHAKVFYEDKILDFYDGKNGHWSAPYSYSEKNDFSSLEYPVVGYPIFPDKNNLAVKRGFLKKEIKDFIKNLDKSFFNKKNWKENLRKELEKNFNSFLYFETEEERINRVKNELIEAKRELEEMIGQKVNHISYPFGHYDDVLINLSSEIYLTGYTTEKDIIRKNQNFHKLPRIEISKDFISFFTKIIKYSSLFL, encoded by the coding sequence ATGCCTAATATTTTTGTAATTTTTTATCATAAAATAATTCCAAAATGGGGACATTCTAAGGCAGTATCTACATTTGATATAGAGATGAAAATAATAAAAAAATATTTTGATTGTATCACCTTAGATGATGTTTATGAATATCTCACAACAAATAAACAACCAAAAAGGAACTCCATAGTTATATCATTTGATGATGGTTTTGTAGATAATTTTGTATATGCATATCCTATACTAAAAAAGTATAATTTAAAAGCAACAATCTTTCCTATTACTTCAAGGATAATAAAAGAAGATTTTGTAAGACCAAGCTTGGAAGATTATTGGAACAATAAAATAAGTAAAAATCAGTTATATCAACCGCTTGGGATGGGTGAAGCACATAAAGAATTTCTTGAAAAAGGCAAAAGTTATGATTTTCTTACAGTTGCAGAACTAAATAAAATGAAAGATGTTTTTAATATAGAAGGTCATGCAAAAATTCATGCTAAGGTTTTTTATGAAGATAAAATTTTAGATTTTTATGATGGTAAAAATGGACATTGGAGTGCCCCTTATTCTTATTCAGAAAAAAATGATTTTTCATCTCTTGAATATCCGGTAGTTGGATATCCTATTTTTCCGGATAAAAATAATCTTGCAGTAAAAAGAGGCTTTTTGAAAAAAGAAATAAAGGATTTTATTAAAAATTTAGATAAATCTTTTTTCAATAAGAAAAATTGGAAAGAAAATTTAAGAAAAGAGCTTGAAAAAAATTTTAATTCATTTTTGTATTTTGAAACAGAAGAAGAAAGAATAAATCGGGTAAAAAATGAGCTAATAGAAGCAAAAAGAGAACTTGAAGAGATGATAGGGCAAAAGGTAAATCATATATCTTATCCATTTGGACATTATGATGATGTTCTTATTAATCTATCTTCCGAAATTTACCTTACCGGATATACTACCGAAAAAGATATAATAAGAAAAAATCAAAATTTTCACAAACTTCCAAGAATAGAAATCTCCAAGGATTTCATCTCATTTTTTACTAAAATAATTAAATATAGTTCCTTATTTTTATAA
- a CDS encoding UDP-N-acetylmuramoyl-L-alanyl-D-glutamate--2,6-diaminopimelate ligase, whose translation MKIEKILNYVELFYKGNDKEILHITQNSKDIKENTLFIAIKGTKFDGHSFVLDAIKNGVIGVVLEDRQLADKLKKEFNDINIFLSDNTKKALSFIASEFFENPSKDLKIIGITGTNGKTTTSNLLATYYELLGEKVGIIGTINHRVGNEILSEGMTTPDHIKWQQLLKTMKDKGASVVVAEISSHALDQDRVYATKFHGAIFTNLTQDHLDYHKDMENYFLAKRKLFEMLDNNRTASINTDDFYGKRIYQEFKDRLNIISYGKENADFKIGDIKQDLEGTEFEFIYNGEKSIVKTKLIGEFNVYNLSAVISFLIKEGVDKDFLIKNAVKLNPVKGRFEIVKGKGFIAVIDYAHTPDGLENLLKTVRKLKNINRVITIFGAGGDRDKTKRAPMGEIAERYSDIIILTSDNPRSENPLDIIEDIKKGIKSKNIIIQPDREKAIKTGIEMAKEGDIVVIAGKGHENYQIIGDNIIYFDDKEIAEKYIRSRDDNR comes from the coding sequence ATGAAAATAGAAAAAATATTAAATTATGTAGAGCTTTTTTATAAAGGGAATGATAAAGAGATATTACATATTACCCAAAACTCAAAAGATATAAAAGAAAATACATTATTTATTGCCATAAAAGGAACTAAATTTGATGGGCATTCTTTTGTCCTTGATGCTATAAAAAATGGTGTAATTGGAGTTGTTTTAGAAGATAGGCAGTTAGCCGATAAATTAAAAAAAGAGTTTAATGATATAAATATATTTTTATCTGATAACACAAAAAAAGCATTATCTTTTATTGCTTCTGAATTTTTTGAAAATCCTTCAAAAGATTTAAAAATAATCGGTATTACCGGAACAAATGGTAAAACTACAACTTCAAATTTACTTGCTACATATTACGAACTACTTGGAGAAAAAGTAGGAATAATAGGAACTATAAATCATAGAGTTGGAAATGAGATACTATCAGAAGGTATGACAACGCCGGACCATATAAAATGGCAACAATTGCTTAAAACAATGAAAGATAAAGGAGCCTCTGTTGTAGTTGCAGAAATATCTTCCCATGCATTAGACCAAGATAGAGTTTATGCAACAAAGTTTCACGGAGCAATATTTACCAATCTAACCCAAGACCATCTTGATTATCATAAAGATATGGAAAATTATTTTTTGGCTAAAAGAAAATTATTTGAAATGCTTGATAATAACCGGACTGCTTCCATTAATACAGATGATTTTTATGGAAAAAGAATTTACCAAGAATTTAAAGATAGATTAAATATAATCAGTTATGGAAAAGAAAATGCAGATTTTAAAATCGGTGATATAAAACAAGATTTAGAAGGGACAGAGTTTGAATTTATTTATAATGGAGAAAAAAGCATTGTAAAAACAAAATTAATCGGTGAATTTAATGTTTATAATCTTTCTGCTGTAATCTCATTTCTAATAAAAGAAGGAGTAGATAAAGATTTTTTAATAAAAAATGCTGTTAAATTAAATCCGGTAAAAGGAAGATTTGAAATAGTTAAAGGTAAAGGATTTATAGCTGTTATAGATTATGCCCATACGCCGGATGGATTAGAGAATTTGTTAAAAACAGTCAGAAAGCTAAAAAATATAAATAGGGTTATAACAATATTTGGAGCCGGTGGAGATAGGGATAAAACAAAGAGAGCACCTATGGGAGAGATTGCAGAAAGATATTCAGACATAATAATATTAACATCAGACAATCCAAGGTCAGAAAATCCTTTAGATATAATAGAAGATATAAAAAAAGGAATAAAATCAAAAAATATCATCATTCAGCCAGACAGAGAAAAAGCAATAAAAACCGGTATAGAGATGGCAAAAGAAGGAGATATTGTAGTTATAGCCGGTAAAGGACATGAAAATTATCAAATAATAGGAGATAATATTATATATTTTGATGATAAAGAGATAGCAGAAAAATATATAAGGAGCAGAGATGATAATAGATGA
- a CDS encoding beta-ketoacyl-ACP synthase III gives MFKSKITGIGMYVPERVLTNFDLEKFLDTSDEWITTRTGIKERRIAEEWTKASDLAVNASKIAIQEAGISEKDIDVVIVATSTPDMTFPSTACFLADKLDCNKPMAFDISAACSGFIYGLTLGDTFIKSGKAENVLVVGTEVFSHIIDWSDRTTAVLFGDGAGAVVLSKGNDESDILSTVMKSDGSNWNLLHCPVGEKLRMQGRETFKLAVRNMEVACNKALSKAGIKKEDIKLVIPHQANIRIINALAEKLEIPQEKVYSNIHKYGNTSAASIPIAMYEAYKEGKFERGDYILLTAFGGGLTWGAIVIKF, from the coding sequence ATGTTTAAATCTAAGATAACCGGTATAGGTATGTATGTTCCAGAAAGAGTATTGACTAATTTTGACCTTGAAAAATTTCTTGATACATCAGATGAATGGATAACAACCAGAACAGGTATAAAAGAAAGAAGAATTGCAGAAGAATGGACAAAAGCAAGTGATTTGGCAGTTAATGCATCTAAAATAGCTATCCAAGAAGCAGGTATCTCTGAAAAAGATATAGATGTTGTAATAGTTGCAACTTCAACTCCGGATATGACATTTCCTTCAACAGCATGTTTTTTAGCAGATAAACTTGATTGTAATAAACCTATGGCTTTTGATATATCAGCAGCATGTAGTGGATTTATATACGGATTGACTCTTGGAGATACATTTATTAAATCAGGAAAAGCAGAAAATGTTTTAGTTGTTGGAACAGAGGTTTTCTCTCATATTATTGATTGGTCAGATAGAACAACGGCAGTTTTATTTGGAGATGGGGCAGGAGCAGTTGTTTTATCTAAAGGCAATGATGAAAGTGATATATTATCAACTGTAATGAAATCAGATGGCTCAAACTGGAATTTATTACATTGTCCGGTTGGGGAAAAATTAAGAATGCAAGGAAGGGAAACTTTCAAACTTGCAGTTAGAAATATGGAAGTAGCTTGTAATAAAGCTTTATCAAAAGCAGGTATAAAAAAGGAAGATATAAAATTGGTTATACCTCATCAGGCTAATATAAGAATTATAAATGCCCTTGCAGAAAAACTTGAAATTCCTCAAGAAAAAGTTTATAGCAACATACATAAATACGGAAATACAAGTGCTGCATCTATTCCGATTGCTATGTATGAAGCTTATAAAGAAGGGAAGTTTGAGAGAGGAGATTATATACTCCTCACCGCATTCGGCGGCGGTTTAACTTGGGGTGCTATCGTAATTAAATTTTAA
- a CDS encoding IS200/IS605 family accessory protein TnpB-related protein: MKSYKRALSIRISGKQRKDRILNLQYELAHFRNLLIIFNQIYYKTYGYIILNESYLFNLLSDKPYRPRDTKDENGNIKKSKEEKLKEYNGILQNIEKNQELKDFIVKLKQQKEKVKNVYAVQSVIRQYIKDYNSYFKSIKKYAKNPSKFRGKPKPPKAKKLKDIVSFTVELNANSFDIIDDRYLLVRLTFDDENSRYIKVKLPEYIDGEKIKSIKIKTIGTDAYIDVVYTKKIEIEKAEQKYIAGIDLGLNNLITIFSNNPSLRTLIISGKEIKSFNQWFNKEKAKIQSEIDLLQNQINKLSKDDLNTDGLKQKKGELINKQKQLSAFRERYLNNIFHQITKKIADYLYETGHKKVIIGNGATNSKDGIDLGNKTNQHFVSIPFRKIIDMLKYKLEEYGIETEEISEEFTSKTSPFANLNEVLEIGEEYLKVKRELNNTNLPEKELNQLKEKEKELREQLNTLYQGKRIKRGLFKDYITNKIFNADAVGSYNILRKVAMPLINNTKLLIDKLSRPIKLKIKDLLQVSREFVVEMLQITGSRQNRVLCKIVEGYNFL; encoded by the coding sequence ATGAAATCCTATAAAAGAGCATTAAGCATTAGGATAAGTGGAAAACAAAGAAAAGATAGAATTTTAAATCTTCAATATGAATTAGCACATTTTAGGAATCTCCTTATTATCTTTAACCAAATCTATTACAAAACTTATGGATATATCATTTTAAACGAAAGTTATTTATTTAATCTTTTATCAGATAAACCATATAGACCAAGAGATACAAAAGATGAAAATGGTAATATTAAAAAATCTAAAGAAGAAAAATTAAAAGAATATAATGGTATTTTACAAAATATTGAGAAAAATCAAGAATTAAAAGATTTTATAGTTAAATTAAAACAGCAAAAAGAAAAGGTAAAAAATGTTTATGCTGTTCAATCAGTAATAAGACAATATATCAAAGATTATAATAGTTATTTCAAATCTATAAAAAAATATGCAAAAAATCCAAGTAAATTCAGAGGAAAACCAAAACCACCGAAAGCAAAGAAATTAAAGGATATTGTATCTTTTACCGTTGAGTTAAATGCTAATAGTTTTGATATTATAGATGATAGATATTTATTAGTTAGATTAACATTTGATGATGAGAATTCAAGATATATAAAAGTTAAATTACCAGAATATATAGATGGAGAGAAGATAAAATCAATAAAAATAAAAACCATAGGAACTGATGCTTATATTGATGTAGTTTATACAAAAAAAATTGAGATAGAAAAAGCAGAACAAAAATATATTGCAGGAATAGATTTAGGATTAAATAATCTGATTACAATATTTAGCAATAATCCAAGTTTAAGAACTCTAATAATCAGTGGTAAAGAAATAAAATCGTTCAATCAATGGTTTAACAAAGAAAAAGCAAAAATACAATCAGAAATAGATTTACTGCAAAATCAAATAAATAAATTATCAAAAGATGATTTAAATACTGATGGTTTAAAACAAAAGAAAGGAGAATTAATAAATAAACAAAAACAACTATCAGCATTCAGAGAAAGATATTTAAATAATATTTTCCATCAAATAACAAAAAAGATAGCAGATTATCTATATGAAACAGGACACAAAAAAGTAATAATAGGAAATGGAGCAACGAATAGTAAAGATGGAATAGATTTAGGGAATAAAACAAATCAACATTTTGTAAGCATACCATTTAGAAAAATAATAGATATGCTAAAATATAAACTTGAAGAATATGGAATAGAAACAGAAGAAATATCAGAAGAATTTACAAGCAAAACATCACCATTTGCTAATCTGAATGAAGTTTTAGAAATTGGAGAAGAATATTTAAAGGTAAAAAGAGAACTAAATAATACCAATTTACCGGAAAAAGAATTAAATCAGTTAAAAGAAAAGGAAAAAGAATTAAGGGAACAATTAAATACTCTTTATCAAGGTAAAAGGATAAAAAGGGGATTATTTAAAGATTATATTACAAACAAAATATTTAATGCAGATGCAGTAGGAAGTTATAACATATTAAGAAAAGTGGCTATGCCACTAATAAATAACACTAAACTATTAATTGACAAGTTATCAAGACCAATTAAGTTAAAGATAAAAGATTTATTACAAGTATCCCGTGAGTTTGTAGTAGAAATGCTACAAATAACGGGTAGTAGGCAAAATCGGGTACTCTGCAAGATAGTAGAAGGATATAACTTTTTATAA
- the rpmF gene encoding 50S ribosomal protein L32, producing MAVPKRKKSKAKTAMRKAQWMRKLKMPGMSICPECNQPKLPHRVCPHCGYYKNKEVIQVV from the coding sequence ATGGCAGTACCAAAGAGGAAAAAATCTAAAGCTAAAACAGCTATGAGAAAAGCCCAATGGATGAGAAAATTAAAAATGCCGGGAATGTCTATTTGTCCGGAATGCAATCAACCAAAATTACCTCACAGAGTTTGTCCTCATTGTGGATATTACAAAAATAAAGAGGTAATTCAGGTAGTTTAA
- a CDS encoding YceD family protein yields the protein MTAIILNLKEELKKEPFREYEFEIPLKELDLPEEYMIDENEKLKVKIHLVKDKDDYIVSVAFDTYINVECARCLEPAKTKFAVSESIILTKKPSKEQELHEEDLFTEYLEDEEHFNLNELIREEIIVNTPMKVLCSEDCKGLCPVCGANKNFESCDCEIKLRRKESPFAKLENLLKKS from the coding sequence TTGACAGCAATTATACTAAACCTTAAAGAAGAGTTAAAAAAAGAGCCTTTTAGAGAATATGAGTTTGAAATCCCTTTAAAAGAGCTGGATTTACCAGAAGAATATATGATAGATGAAAATGAGAAATTAAAGGTAAAAATACATCTTGTAAAAGATAAAGATGATTATATTGTTTCAGTTGCTTTTGATACTTATATAAATGTAGAATGTGCAAGATGCTTAGAACCGGCAAAAACAAAATTTGCAGTATCTGAAAGCATTATATTAACTAAAAAACCATCAAAAGAACAAGAACTTCATGAAGAAGATTTATTTACAGAATATCTTGAAGATGAAGAACATTTTAATCTAAATGAATTAATAAGAGAAGAAATTATTGTAAATACTCCTATGAAAGTTTTATGTAGTGAGGATTGCAAAGGACTTTGTCCGGTATGTGGAGCAAATAAAAATTTTGAAAGTTGTGATTGCGAAATAAAATTAAGAAGAAAAGAATCTCCTTTTGCTAAGTTAGAAAATCTTCTGAAAAAATCCTGA